A section of the Pimelobacter simplex genome encodes:
- the lepA gene encoding translation elongation factor 4: protein MSVAAAAPQPGHTDPAIIRNFCIIAHIDHGKSTLADRMLQLTGVVGEREAKAQYLDRMDIERERGITIKSQAVRMPWTVQADNEAGAEPGTYVLNMIDTPGHVDFTYEVSRSLQACEAAVLLVDAAQGIEAQTLANLYLAMGADLHIIPVLNKIDLPSANVEKYALELANLVGCEPEDVLLTSAKTGVGVEALLNEIVKSVPAPVGDAAAPARALIFDSVYDTYRGVVTYVRVVDGELSHRDKIKMMSTGALHEMLEVGVISPEPMKAAKLGVGETGYLITGVKDVRQSRVGDTVTVNGRQAAEPLGGYEHPNPMVFAGLYPIDGDDYPTLRDALEKLQLNDAALTFEPETSGALGFGFRCGFLGLLHMEITRERLEREFNLDLISTAPNVVYEVHMEDGTVHIVTNPSEYPEGKIAEVREPVVNATILAPADYIGTIMELCQQKRGNLLGMDYLSEDRVEMRYTLPMGEIAFDFFDQLKSKTKGYASLNYERSGDQASDLVKVDILLQGEPVDAFSAIVHKDAAYSYGVMMAGKLKELIPRQQFEVPIQAAIGARVIARENIRAIRKDVLAKCYGGDISRKRKLLEKQKEGKKRMKMVGRVEVPQEAFVAALSTTGPAGDKPKK, encoded by the coding sequence ATGTCCGTCGCAGCCGCCGCCCCGCAGCCGGGTCACACCGACCCCGCGATCATCCGCAACTTCTGCATCATCGCGCACATCGACCACGGCAAGTCGACCCTCGCCGACCGGATGCTCCAGCTGACCGGTGTCGTGGGTGAGCGCGAGGCGAAGGCGCAGTACCTCGACCGGATGGACATCGAGCGCGAGCGCGGCATCACGATCAAGAGCCAGGCCGTCCGGATGCCCTGGACCGTCCAGGCCGACAACGAGGCGGGTGCCGAGCCGGGCACCTACGTCCTCAACATGATCGACACCCCGGGGCACGTCGACTTCACCTACGAGGTCTCCCGCTCGCTCCAGGCGTGCGAGGCCGCCGTCCTGCTGGTCGACGCCGCCCAGGGCATCGAGGCCCAGACGCTGGCGAACCTCTACCTCGCCATGGGCGCCGACCTGCACATCATCCCGGTGCTCAACAAGATCGACCTGCCCAGTGCCAACGTCGAGAAGTACGCCCTCGAGCTGGCCAACCTCGTCGGCTGCGAGCCCGAGGACGTGCTGCTCACCTCCGCCAAGACCGGGGTCGGCGTCGAGGCCCTGCTCAACGAGATCGTGAAGTCGGTCCCGGCCCCCGTCGGCGACGCCGCCGCCCCGGCCCGCGCCCTGATCTTCGACTCGGTCTACGACACCTACCGCGGCGTGGTGACCTACGTCCGGGTGGTCGACGGCGAGCTCTCCCACCGCGACAAGATCAAGATGATGTCGACCGGCGCGCTCCACGAGATGCTCGAGGTCGGCGTGATCAGCCCCGAGCCGATGAAGGCGGCCAAGCTCGGCGTCGGCGAGACCGGCTACCTGATCACCGGCGTGAAGGACGTGCGCCAGTCCCGCGTCGGTGACACCGTCACGGTCAACGGACGCCAGGCCGCCGAGCCGCTCGGCGGCTACGAGCACCCGAACCCGATGGTGTTCGCGGGCCTCTACCCGATCGACGGCGACGACTACCCGACGCTGCGCGACGCGCTCGAGAAGCTCCAGCTCAACGACGCGGCCCTGACCTTCGAGCCCGAGACCTCCGGCGCCCTCGGCTTCGGTTTCCGCTGCGGCTTCCTCGGCCTGCTCCACATGGAGATCACCCGCGAGCGGCTCGAGCGCGAGTTCAACCTCGACCTCATCTCGACCGCGCCGAACGTGGTCTACGAGGTGCACATGGAGGACGGCACCGTCCACATCGTCACCAACCCCAGCGAGTACCCCGAGGGCAAGATCGCCGAGGTCCGCGAGCCGGTCGTCAACGCCACGATCCTCGCGCCCGCCGACTACATCGGCACGATCATGGAGCTGTGCCAGCAGAAGCGCGGCAACCTCCTCGGCATGGACTACCTCTCCGAGGACCGCGTCGAGATGCGCTACACGCTGCCGATGGGCGAGATCGCCTTCGACTTCTTCGACCAGCTCAAGTCCAAGACCAAGGGCTACGCCTCGCTCAACTACGAGCGCTCCGGCGACCAGGCCTCCGACCTGGTCAAGGTCGACATCCTGCTCCAGGGCGAGCCGGTCGACGCCTTCTCCGCGATCGTCCACAAGGACGCGGCGTACTCCTACGGCGTGATGATGGCGGGCAAGCTCAAGGAGCTCATCCCCCGGCAGCAGTTCGAGGTGCCGATCCAGGCCGCGATCGGCGCCCGGGTGATCGCCCGCGAGAACATCCGCGCGATCCGCAAGGACGTGCTCGCCAAGTGCTACGGCGGTGACATCAGCCGCAAGCGCAAGCTGCTCGAGAAGCAGAAGGAAGGCAAGAAGCGGATGAAGATGGTCGGCCGGGTCGAGGTGCCCCAGGAGGCCTTCGTCGCCGCGCTGTCGACCACCGGACCGGCCGGCGACAAGCCGAAGAAGTGA
- a CDS encoding alkaline phosphatase D family protein, producing the protein MTSDLSAPSASSASSALPSRRHLLLGAGAAGAAALYGGRAAAAPLLVHRDRPALTLGVQSGDVRPGSAMLWARADRPARLVAEISRDPSFHKVRTVRGPVVTPGTDLTGAFPLHGLPPSTDLHYRIRAVDLHDHRAVSAPSTGRLRTAPRRGDDVRFLWSGDIAGQGWGVNPDLGGFRIADAMRARRADFFLCSGDNVYADGPVQPSVALPDGSTWRNLVIPEKTKVAETLAEYRGQYRYNLMADNWRAFLGETAQVTQWDDHEVTNNWYPGEILDDARYTEKRVDVLAARARRAFHEYVPVAPISPDPDGRVYRVIPYGEHVDLFVLDMRTHKDPNTGDRETTGDGGVLGERQTRWLIRELQRSRATWKVIANDLPLGLVVPDGPTAQEGLAQGDPGAPLGREIDIARVLTALRRAGIRNHVWLTADVHYTAAHHYSPDRAAYQDFDPFWEFVSGPLNAGAFGPNALDATFGPHAEFVAAPPAPNASPAQGFQFFGEVEVDGQTGQLTVTLRDVAGAALYTRTLDPARR; encoded by the coding sequence ATGACCTCGGACCTCTCGGCCCCCTCGGCTTCCTCCGCCTCCTCGGCTCTCCCCTCCCGCCGGCACCTGCTGCTCGGCGCCGGCGCGGCCGGCGCCGCCGCCCTGTACGGCGGCCGCGCCGCCGCCGCTCCCCTGCTCGTGCACCGGGACCGCCCGGCGCTCACCCTCGGCGTCCAGTCGGGCGACGTCCGGCCGGGCTCGGCAATGCTCTGGGCGCGCGCCGACCGGCCCGCGCGCCTGGTCGCCGAGATCAGCCGCGACCCGTCGTTCCACAAGGTCCGCACCGTCCGCGGCCCGGTGGTCACGCCGGGGACCGACCTCACCGGCGCCTTCCCCCTGCACGGGCTCCCGCCGAGCACCGACCTGCACTACCGGATCCGCGCCGTCGACCTCCACGACCACCGGGCGGTCTCCGCGCCCTCGACCGGGCGGCTGCGCACGGCACCGCGCCGGGGCGACGACGTACGGTTCCTGTGGTCCGGGGACATCGCCGGCCAGGGGTGGGGCGTGAACCCGGACCTCGGCGGCTTCCGGATCGCCGACGCGATGCGCGCCCGGCGGGCCGACTTCTTCCTGTGCAGCGGCGACAATGTCTACGCCGACGGCCCGGTGCAGCCGAGCGTCGCGCTCCCCGACGGCTCCACCTGGCGCAACTTGGTGATCCCGGAGAAGACCAAGGTCGCCGAGACGCTCGCCGAGTACCGCGGCCAGTACCGCTACAACCTGATGGCCGACAACTGGCGCGCCTTCCTCGGCGAGACCGCGCAGGTCACCCAGTGGGACGACCACGAGGTCACCAACAACTGGTACCCCGGCGAGATCCTCGACGACGCCCGCTACACCGAGAAGCGGGTCGACGTCCTGGCCGCGCGAGCCCGCCGTGCCTTCCACGAGTACGTGCCGGTCGCGCCGATCTCGCCCGACCCCGACGGCCGGGTCTACCGGGTGATCCCGTACGGCGAGCACGTCGACCTCTTCGTCCTCGACATGCGCACCCACAAGGACCCCAACACCGGCGACCGCGAGACGACCGGCGACGGCGGCGTGCTCGGCGAGCGGCAGACCCGCTGGCTGATCCGCGAGCTGCAGCGGTCCCGGGCGACCTGGAAGGTGATCGCCAACGACCTGCCCCTCGGGCTCGTCGTCCCCGACGGCCCGACCGCGCAGGAGGGACTCGCCCAGGGCGACCCCGGCGCGCCGCTGGGCCGCGAGATCGACATCGCCCGGGTGCTGACCGCGCTCCGGCGCGCCGGGATCCGCAACCACGTATGGCTCACCGCGGACGTGCACTACACCGCGGCCCACCACTACTCCCCCGACCGCGCCGCCTACCAGGACTTCGACCCGTTCTGGGAGTTCGTCTCCGGCCCGCTCAACGCCGGAGCCTTCGGCCCGAACGCGCTCGACGCCACGTTCGGCCCCCACGCCGAGTTCGTCGCCGCGCCCCCGGCGCCCAACGCCTCACCGGCCCAGGGCTTCCAGTTCTTCGGCGAGGTCGAGGTCGACGGCCAGACCGGCCAGCTCACGGTCACGCTGCGCGACGTGGCCGGCGCCGCGCTCTACACCCGGACGCTCGACCCCGCGCGCCGCTGA
- the rpsT gene encoding 30S ribosomal protein S20, giving the protein MANIKSQIKRNKQNEKRHERNKAVKTGLKTAIRKFREAAAAGDKENAALLAREATKKLDKAASKGVIHKNQAANRKSSITKQAASL; this is encoded by the coding sequence GTGGCGAACATCAAGAGCCAGATCAAGCGCAACAAGCAGAACGAGAAGCGGCACGAGCGCAACAAGGCCGTCAAGACCGGCCTGAAGACCGCCATCCGCAAGTTCCGCGAGGCCGCCGCTGCCGGCGACAAGGAGAACGCTGCTCTCCTCGCCCGCGAGGCCACCAAGAAGCTCGACAAGGCCGCCTCCAAGGGCGTCATCCACAAGAACCAGGCGGCGAACCGCAAGTCGTCGATCACGAAGCAGGCCGCCTCTCTCTGA
- the holA gene encoding DNA polymerase III subunit delta encodes MRAEDVLGRVTLVTGKEEFLGARTVDEVKATVRGYDAEAEFAESAASELTLATLGEMSAPSLFSAVRCVVVRGLENLPDESVEGLLGYAAQPVDDVALVLVHGGGQKGSGVLTKLRKLGAVTEHKSEELKPSEFAGFVAHEVRRYGATIDREAADVLIEAIGKDLRSLAGAAHQLTNDFPGGRIGEAEVRRYFGGRAEAKSFAVADAAFAGRDRVALEELRWALDSGTAAVLITSAFAGSARGLARLVSAPRGMRDADLAREVGVPPWKLRSLRDQARGWSEAGLARAIRAVAQADADIKGAASDASYALERLVLTITSLRRA; translated from the coding sequence ATGCGGGCCGAGGACGTGCTGGGACGAGTCACGCTGGTCACCGGTAAGGAGGAGTTCCTCGGTGCGCGCACGGTCGACGAGGTCAAGGCGACGGTGCGCGGGTACGACGCGGAGGCGGAGTTCGCCGAGAGCGCTGCCTCCGAGCTGACCCTGGCCACGTTGGGCGAGATGTCGGCGCCGTCGCTGTTCTCGGCGGTGCGCTGCGTCGTGGTCCGCGGGCTGGAGAACCTGCCCGACGAGTCGGTCGAGGGGCTGCTGGGCTACGCCGCGCAGCCGGTCGACGACGTCGCGCTGGTCCTCGTGCACGGCGGTGGGCAGAAGGGCAGCGGCGTGCTGACCAAGCTGCGCAAGCTCGGGGCCGTCACCGAGCACAAGTCCGAGGAGCTCAAGCCGTCGGAGTTCGCCGGCTTCGTCGCCCACGAGGTACGCCGCTACGGCGCCACCATCGACCGCGAGGCCGCCGACGTCCTGATCGAGGCGATCGGCAAGGACCTGCGTTCCCTGGCCGGGGCGGCCCACCAGCTGACCAACGACTTCCCCGGCGGCCGGATCGGCGAGGCCGAGGTCCGCCGCTACTTCGGTGGCCGGGCCGAGGCGAAGTCCTTCGCCGTGGCGGATGCGGCCTTCGCGGGTCGCGACCGGGTCGCGCTCGAGGAGCTGCGGTGGGCGCTCGACTCGGGGACCGCGGCCGTCCTCATCACCTCCGCCTTCGCCGGCAGTGCCCGCGGCCTGGCTCGCCTGGTCAGCGCGCCCCGCGGGATGCGCGACGCGGACCTGGCCCGCGAGGTCGGGGTCCCGCCGTGGAAGCTGCGCTCCCTGCGCGACCAAGCCCGCGGCTGGTCCGAAGCAGGGTTGGCCCGCGCGATCCGCGCCGTGGCCCAGGCTGATGCCGACATCAAGGGCGCCGCGAGCGACGCCTCCTACGCGCTCGAGCGGCTGGTCCTGACGATCACCTCGCTGCGCCGCGCCTGA
- a CDS encoding ComEC/Rec2 family competence protein, whose amino-acid sequence MPLLGAAVWLGAIAATRLGGVAYLLVLAVAVLLGRRARVASAGQCRLFAVVVLLGTTAVTVTLLRHDAVRGSPVHALAEQRATAEVVATVISDPRVVATRAGPRAVVRLRVGEVSSRRHRLEVGGTVVLIGDPVWTDVALGERVRTVGRLAPADDPDTLALLTDVGTPYRLARASPWWRASGALRASIRDAVAHRPPEQAGLVPALVDGDDAGLPADLQEDFRTTGLTHLTAVSGTNLTLVVGALLLVARAVRVRSRWLVVVGLLGIAGFVLLARTEPSVLRAAVMGGVALFAFGPDGRRRGLRALGVAVAALVLVQPGLALAPGFALSVLATGGIVLLGLPLAAALGRWLPRALAEAVAVPTAAQLACTPVIAVLSGQVSLVAVVANLLAGPLVAPATVLGLVGGLVGLVWPAGGRLAGTAAAWCVAGLVEIAERGAALPGAAVGWGSGPVAIGLLVVLCLLLAVALPVLVRRPVLGVGLAVLLLLVVLGVPGRFWSRTGPWPPPDWVLVACDVGQGDALVLNAGPRAAIVVDAGPEPDAVDDCLDRLDVEQVPLVLLTHFHADHIDGLPGVLHDRRVGAIETTSVRDPPAGAELVDRTARDAGVPVTTAPFGSTRRIGAATLQVLHPAAPAAAPTRRSSPAGPAGSASDDTDGSAANDASVVLLVEVAGVRILLTGDLEPTGQAELAQRLRGGVDLDIDVLKVPHHGSSHQDRDWLTSLHPEVALISVGADNGYGHPAPAVVQALQQAGAEVRRTDRAGDLAVLAPDSGVPGGRVTVATRR is encoded by the coding sequence ATGCCGCTGCTGGGTGCGGCAGTCTGGCTCGGGGCGATCGCGGCGACCCGGCTCGGCGGCGTCGCCTACCTGCTGGTTCTCGCCGTCGCGGTGCTCCTGGGACGTCGTGCCCGGGTGGCCTCGGCAGGGCAGTGCCGGCTCTTCGCGGTCGTGGTCCTCCTCGGTACGACGGCCGTGACGGTGACGCTCCTGCGCCACGACGCGGTGCGGGGTTCGCCCGTCCACGCGCTGGCGGAGCAGCGGGCGACGGCCGAGGTCGTGGCCACCGTGATCTCCGACCCGCGGGTGGTCGCGACGCGCGCGGGACCCCGGGCCGTCGTACGGCTTCGGGTGGGGGAGGTGTCCTCCCGGCGCCACCGGCTCGAGGTCGGCGGCACGGTCGTCCTGATCGGCGACCCGGTCTGGACCGACGTCGCCCTCGGCGAGCGGGTCCGCACGGTCGGCCGGCTCGCCCCGGCCGACGACCCGGACACGCTGGCCCTCCTGACCGACGTCGGTACGCCTTACCGCCTCGCCCGGGCCAGCCCCTGGTGGCGGGCGTCGGGAGCGCTGCGGGCATCGATCCGCGACGCCGTCGCCCACCGGCCGCCGGAGCAGGCCGGACTGGTTCCCGCGCTGGTCGACGGTGACGACGCCGGTCTGCCCGCCGACCTCCAGGAGGACTTCCGCACGACCGGACTCACCCACCTGACCGCCGTCAGCGGGACGAACCTGACCCTCGTCGTAGGCGCCCTCCTGCTGGTGGCGCGCGCCGTTCGGGTGCGCAGCCGCTGGCTGGTCGTCGTCGGGCTGCTCGGGATCGCTGGCTTCGTCCTCCTGGCCCGGACCGAACCGAGCGTCCTGCGCGCAGCCGTGATGGGCGGGGTCGCCCTGTTCGCCTTCGGTCCGGACGGTCGCCGGCGCGGACTGCGCGCGCTCGGCGTCGCGGTGGCGGCGCTGGTGCTGGTCCAGCCGGGGCTGGCGCTGGCCCCCGGGTTCGCGCTGTCGGTGCTCGCCACCGGCGGGATCGTGCTCCTCGGCCTCCCGCTGGCCGCCGCCCTCGGGCGCTGGCTGCCGCGCGCCTTGGCCGAGGCGGTCGCGGTGCCGACGGCAGCACAGCTGGCCTGCACCCCGGTCATCGCCGTGCTCTCGGGCCAGGTCAGCCTCGTCGCCGTCGTCGCGAACCTCCTCGCCGGCCCCCTCGTCGCCCCGGCAACGGTGCTCGGGCTGGTCGGCGGGCTCGTCGGCCTGGTCTGGCCGGCCGGAGGCCGCCTCGCCGGTACGGCGGCCGCCTGGTGCGTCGCCGGACTGGTCGAGATCGCGGAGCGCGGAGCCGCCCTCCCGGGCGCCGCGGTCGGGTGGGGGAGCGGGCCGGTCGCGATCGGGCTCCTCGTGGTCCTGTGCCTCCTGCTCGCCGTCGCGCTGCCGGTGCTCGTCCGCCGGCCGGTCCTCGGTGTCGGACTCGCGGTGCTGCTCCTCCTCGTCGTCCTCGGCGTACCCGGACGGTTCTGGTCGCGGACGGGCCCCTGGCCACCGCCGGACTGGGTCCTCGTCGCCTGCGACGTGGGCCAGGGTGACGCCCTCGTGCTCAACGCCGGCCCCCGGGCCGCGATCGTGGTCGACGCCGGACCCGAACCCGATGCCGTCGACGACTGCCTCGACCGGCTCGACGTGGAACAGGTGCCGCTCGTCCTCCTCACCCACTTCCACGCCGACCACATCGACGGCCTGCCCGGGGTGCTCCACGACCGTCGGGTCGGCGCCATCGAGACCACCTCGGTCCGCGACCCACCCGCCGGCGCCGAGCTCGTCGACCGGACCGCCCGGGACGCGGGCGTCCCCGTCACGACGGCACCCTTCGGCAGCACCCGCCGGATCGGCGCCGCGACCCTCCAGGTCCTCCACCCCGCCGCGCCCGCCGCCGCACCCACCCGACGGAGCAGCCCCGCCGGCCCCGCCGGCTCCGCCAGCGACGACACCGACGGCAGCGCCGCCAACGACGCGAGCGTGGTGCTCCTGGTCGAGGTGGCGGGCGTCCGGATCCTGCTCACCGGCGACCTGGAACCAACCGGTCAGGCCGAGCTGGCCCAGCGGCTCCGGGGCGGCGTCGACCTCGACATCGACGTGCTCAAGGTGCCGCACCACGGCAGCTCCCACCAGGACCGCGACTGGCTCACCTCCCTGCACCCCGAGGTCGCGCTCATCTCGGTCGGCGCCGACAACGGCTACGGACACCCGGCGCCCGCCGTGGTCCAGGCGCTGCAGCAGGCCGGCGCGGAGGTCCGCCGTACCGACCGCGCGGGTGATCTCGCCGTCCTCGCGCCGGACTCCGGCGTCCCGGGCGGCCGGGTCACGGTGGCCACCCGGAGGTGA
- a CDS encoding HPP family protein produces MTRYHAPELARGALGALIGIAVAGASARAVPGGPELLPFIVAPMGACAVLLFAVPASPLAQPWPVLGGNLISTAVGLSAHWLFDDVLVAAAIGVGAAIGVMMLLGCLHPPGGACALLAATATPAIHDQGPLFVLSPVAVNTVVLLLVAIAVNNLSGKRYPHRPAPPAPAGPAAEALGITTPDVEEAMKRLADRLDVLPADIVAIVRDAETHALDRRLGSIPVARIMNTDVAVVHPFESIYRARTLIVQRQVKTLPVIDEERRVVGVVSIIDLFTRDIVELETVDSIMRTEVTTIPQETPVADLVPMMTSEGYKNVPVVDGEGRLAGMITRGELIAVLHRALLGAG; encoded by the coding sequence GTGACCCGCTACCACGCTCCCGAGCTCGCCCGCGGCGCGCTCGGCGCCCTGATCGGCATCGCCGTCGCGGGGGCGAGTGCCCGGGCCGTCCCGGGCGGACCCGAGCTGCTGCCGTTCATCGTGGCCCCGATGGGTGCCTGCGCCGTGCTGCTGTTCGCCGTCCCGGCGAGCCCGCTCGCCCAGCCGTGGCCGGTGCTCGGCGGCAACCTGATCTCGACCGCGGTCGGCCTGAGCGCGCACTGGCTGTTCGACGACGTGCTCGTCGCCGCGGCGATCGGGGTGGGTGCGGCGATCGGCGTGATGATGCTGCTCGGCTGCCTGCACCCGCCCGGCGGCGCCTGCGCGCTGCTGGCCGCGACCGCGACGCCGGCCATCCACGACCAGGGGCCGCTGTTCGTGCTGTCGCCGGTCGCCGTGAACACGGTCGTGCTGCTGCTCGTCGCGATCGCGGTGAACAACCTGAGCGGCAAGCGGTACCCGCACCGTCCGGCTCCGCCTGCGCCGGCCGGACCGGCCGCGGAGGCCCTGGGCATCACGACCCCGGACGTCGAGGAGGCGATGAAGCGGCTCGCCGACCGGCTCGACGTACTGCCGGCGGACATCGTGGCGATCGTGCGTGACGCCGAGACCCACGCGTTGGACCGGCGGCTGGGCTCGATCCCGGTCGCCCGGATCATGAACACCGACGTCGCCGTGGTGCACCCGTTCGAGTCGATCTACCGGGCGCGGACCCTGATCGTGCAGCGGCAGGTGAAGACGCTGCCGGTGATCGACGAGGAGCGGCGGGTGGTCGGGGTGGTGTCGATCATCGACCTCTTCACCCGCGACATCGTCGAGCTGGAGACCGTCGACTCGATCATGCGCACCGAGGTCACGACGATCCCGCAGGAGACGCCGGTCGCGGACCTGGTGCCGATGATGACGAGCGAGGGCTACAAGAACGTGCCGGTCGTGGACGGCGAGGGCCGGTTGGCCGGGATGATCACGCGCGGTGAGCTGATCGCGGTGCTGCACCGGGCGTTGCTCGGGGCGGGCTGA